ACACCTAAAGATAGGCACCATACCTCCCTTCAATGCGAACAAGTTGAGGAAATCTCCCTCCGTCGGTGCAAcggcagcagctgctgcaacTGCTGCAACGTCCGCCACAGGTACAAGCACGGCAACACAACCAGCAGCCGCTGCAATACCAGTGGAAAAACAGCAAGAACAGGACGTGCAGAAACGGTTATCAACGCCTCCGCAGGTCGATCTCGGTAGTACTACCACCAGCACCGGAATGGTTGGTGGACAATCAGCAGAAGCCGCAAACACAGCGGTAGTTCCGACGCCATCAAACGAAACCACACCACCAAACGAATAATCTTTAGTCGGCTCTGATGTGGAGGAGTGCGTTCGATCGTGAACATAAGTCACATTTTCcttatatacacacacacacacgttcaaAGACTGCTTGGTTGGGCACTGGGACTCTGGGTCATATGGCTAGGGTGCGTCATATGCAATACGGTTTCGGGGCAACTGGATCGTCGATGTGTCCGCGCGGACAGAACGAAACAAGCATTGCAAATATCAGCAATCCCCCGTCGGTGTTAATCAATTACTCATGTATACACTTCCACCACGTATTCTGTATTGTAGGAGTGTGAAGCGTCGCTGAAGCACAAAACAGAGCTAATGTCACGGATGGAGACGCAGCGCGAATCGATGGCCAGTGCGATTTCGCAGCTGGagaaaaagtatgcaattcattctatgtttgttttattattatttttgtgatGCTATTATCGAATAACTAAGCCATGGGTTCGGTTCACTACCATATGCGCGCCATACACTAGTAATGCGCCTTTCGCTGCCCTCTATTAATGCTACGCTTGAAAGTGAAGCACAGTCGAATTGAGTTCTTGTCCTAGTATGAATACCAATCGTAGGTCCAGCTATTTATCCCGTAGGTCAGGTGAGATGATCATGCGTATATTGTATTGCGGTGCCGCTAtgataaaaccaataaatgaaaatgcatCGTTTTAGTAAACCCTAAAAGGCAACAGTTGTGTGATTGATATGCTGGAGACATGTAACATGTGCGCTTTTGTGTtgcatttataaaatatttcataattatTGAACGAATTCGATTGACTGTTGAGTATTGTGAGGAGCATAATATTATTACATCAATAAAGTAATGGAATTCGATAATTGATGTTTTATACTTTGATTAGTGTAGACGAGAAGCAGCGCATACAATTGTATGTGCTTTTCTggttatatttcttttttgtgaaatTCCTTACATTTCAGTTGACTTTTTAGTTGTGCTAAAACATTTTGTAAGGTGGTAGTATTTTTTGCATACTATTCATTATCCTTATCACATGTTAAGGCacatattttgtttcgttttatttggTCTGGGTTTAAATGACGAATCTTGATTCTTTCATATGTAATATCTTGTGtagattttacatttttcgtttacgaaagaaagaaaagtaaaataaaattgttgtatAACCATATTCGGGAAATTTGCAAGAAGCATCCCCTGTGGTATAGTGTTGAACAGATCGGAACTGTTCGAATTCTACGGTTCGATCCTTCATCGGATCAATTCGGATTGAATCCTTAATCCTTTCAACCATAATATTTCCACCCTTAATTAACGCTCCTGAAGTAATGATCCGTAACAGGGTTTGATCGGTACGACATTTACAGTTTGGTTACCTATAACTTGATTTACTTACACGTCACACTCGACATTTGCACCAAATAACGAATATTGTGGTAAGATCGTTGATTGCTTATCAAACCGATTGTAGCTTACAAGCTGTAAGATTTCATCTGGCACGTACACACGTACAAAGCTTCCAATGTGTCAATCCAGAAAGCATAGAGAGCTggcctcttgaaaaacatgctctcctggtatcggaaatctgaaaacaattgtgtgcacggctacggtatagtggtttttcgcagttgaccagctgattttgtcacttgacaaatttgtcagcattttgtcaactctcgtggcgctgcacctaatggatcgaagaatgctataaaacatggtcAATTGTAggaaaagttcagtaagtaaaagctcaccacagaaatcaaccgttttttttttgtgcatcgcctaaaacatcaacatgagcaaaacaggtttctaagaaatttcgctgattgttaccgaagaagtaaaccgattggaaactgtacttTGGGCGAAAAATAGTAGAAgacgttggactaatcaggaatatCAGGAATAGACTAATCAgtaatgtacgtaaatcgtagaaaatgtgatccaaatagtggcgttatggttctccttagcgcatacaaacgtttatatatagactagctatACCGACCCGGTTACGCAGCTACGCAAGAGCTtcatgcagtgtactcaaactgcgtcttctttatcggcatgACATCTTCAGGAGGTCTAGGCCAACCATTTCtagctttttttactttatttacccgtagccggatagtcattCCTACATACGGAAATTGGGTTTGGATGAGATTTATCTTGATCCTGAGGGCCggtgtgaagaccggtgccgCTACTAATAGGCCCGGTGCAATAGATGGGCCTCGTTCTCAAAGTTCAATGTTTCCTATTACTTCAACGTATTCATTAATACGAATACTTCAACAAGGGTTTTCAACCTCaagattttaatatttttgtaaattatcCTAGCTCTAAATgctagatgctagaatagaatttaggcttttttcccttccgtAATATTccccagctattgccattgcgatactcgtcgTTTGGTATAGTTTTCtttccccgattgaaccgtgaaaatgtccaacctacgtgtttcgaaacagtattgtggtggagtatagtgtttattatttcgattgtcacaatttttgcaagtttgcaagccggtaatgatgttataaccgacacaatctctcagtgtactacgaaatagctagcattgtcatagattatgaataaaatcatattgcaatcattagaactctcttttccgtttgatattacaaCCACATGGTTCTTGCAATAGCATTTCTGACtatcttgattattacttattcgaagctggattgtaggtacAGCTTGTGGACCTAATATCTTCGGTAAACTGGGgagaattacgttcaaatctACGAGAAACTGTCCAAATACTTTATGGTAgtacgaatgtatagtaccaggagagcatccacggaaaaggtagcacctagtacagcaattttgttcgaaaatcGTCGaatggtatgcaatttttaaacactaacttgcCCGAAGAtctggaaaaaaaattgttcaaaaactaccagtttccgaatgtatagtaccatgagagcatccaccgaagaggtagcaccttatacagcaattttgctcgaaaaccgccgaaaggtatgcaatgtttaaacactaactttccatacaaaccagctgttttcagatttccgataccaggagagcatgtttttcaagaggtaacacctggtaccagctgAGCAGaaatcacgcgcttcccggtagttgcaatctcaagttgttgcatgccagatgttgcgcaacatatgttgcacgacatatgttgcgcgacatatgttgcatcccagatggtgtgcaacatatgttgcgcaacatgtgttgcgcaacatgtgttgtgcaacatcctggtaccaggtgttacctcttgaaaaacatgctctcctggtatcggcaatctgaaaacagctggtttgtatggaaagttagtgtttaaaaattgcataccattCGATgattttcgaacaaaattgctgtactaggtgctagctcttccgtggatgctcccctggtaatatacattcagaaactggtagttttcaaagaaatttttctcgaccaacgggaaagttagtgttagTGTTAGCAAAAAACTCACATTCAGAAGAAAATAGTATTCTCAAGCGCCGCATGCGATCACATGGAGTTTCCTAGTTGCCTCAGCTTCGGTAAAGTTGTACTTactttatatatatttttattttaaacatctATGCACAAGAACTCAATTCTACTTTGGCATATTACAATAGTACGTTTGATAAAAGGGCGTATTTGTGGACATTCATGAAGAGATGAAATTATTGAGATGCGGTCTTTTACTTTACACAGATACAGCTCAGAAACCGCTAGCCTAAATGCTCTGCAAGAATCGTCACAGGCGTTATCACTGCAAGTGGTCGCAAGCGAGCAGAGGGCGGCTAGAGCAGAAGCCGATCTACGCATCGAGCGCGAATGGCGAACAGCCATGCaggaaaaggaaatggaacACAAAGAGGTGATTAGCGAATTGCAACTGCAGGTGAAACAGTTGACGGATGATTCAAAGGTACGGAGCTAGCCCTAAACGGACATTAGATTTTTTTACTTGCTCTAATGTTCTTTTCCCATTCTAATCTAAACAACTAACAGCAACTCGGGAAAGCCAATGTCGAACTGGAAAAACTCCGTAGTCAATGGGCCGAAGATCAGCGCACGCTGGAGGAGCTTGGCGTACAGCTGAGCGTGAGCAAGTTACAAATTTCGGAACTAAAGGAACGATCAACGGGCAGCCAACACAATCATTACGATAGCAACCGAGATGGTGACTCAGTGACAGGCAGCAGCGGGGGTGGTTGGACACCGGACAAAGGCGTGTCGAAGTGCACGGGATGTGAAAAAGAGTTTAGCATGACCCGACGAAAGCATCACTGCCGAAATTGTGGTAAAATTTTCTGTTCCAGCTGTTCGGAGCACGTTGCAACGCTAGCGGCGGtggatcagcagcagcaaacggcaaACGGAAGCAAACCGGTGCGTGTATGCAACCATTGTTGGGAAAAATTGGCCACGAAGTAAAAGAAAGCAACGGATCCTGAttgtgtgcggttttttttaagattttaATTGCTAAAGAAAACCCGATTCCAACCATTTGACGAAATGCTACCCGTGATGccttaaaaaaatagataacaTATAGTGTTGTGCATAATCAGTCGTATGCAACAAGTAGTAGAAGATTATCAGCTCGACAAATGTTTCATATACCTTTATAAACTTGGAATGTTCGGTAgagtatttattttaataaacataAGTAAATGTACTTGCTGGCTTTTTcttcgcaaaaacaaaaatgtttgagaaaaaattaaaaaattaaattttaaactacGTTAGATAAAGTATTTTCACCGGTACGTTCAATCAGTGTCAAATGACAGCTGACGCATCGATGCAAAGCAACCCTGCCCAAAGTGTCACGTGAGGAACGGAgtagaaaatggaacaaaaatcaattttctgcCTAACACAATAACGTCATATGATCACAAGTGCAAAATCATAGGGCAGATAACTTCACTGGACGGCAAGATGTTGCGGGCGATTTCCCTTTTATTTGCGCTGGCTACAGTTGGTAAGTATTTTTGTGTATAAATAATAGAAAAGAAGCACTATCACTATCGACATCAGCCGTAGAACAAGTTTGGAAGTGTGAATGGTTTAGAAGCAAAAGCATAAACATTACAAACCCCCAAGGCTGCTGCTGGTAGAATTGATAATCTTCCCAGTTTTGGTACAATCGGAAAAAGCAACCCAAATCTGatcgtttcctttctttcagCAAACTGTGATCAATTATCCGTGCTGTATGCGCCCAAAGCGGTCGAATTTAGTGGAAACAGCCGGTTGGATTCGGAATCCCTGCCGGAAGTGTTCGGAGCTGCTCTTGGCTATTCCGTTAGCCTGCCAACGGAATGGGACGGTATGGTGATAAAGGATCCGTTCAACACAGCCAACGGTGCCGTAGTGGTTGTGGCCGAGGGACTGGAATCCGTCGCGGTCGAGGTGAGTGCGTGACGCATTAGGATCGGGAGAATGCATTATTCATTTGCGAATAATTCCAGGGTGCTAAGAGCTATCAACTGGACGGTAATACCGGATCTGTTGCTCTGAGCGAGTTGATCCAGAAATCGGCCGACCATCAGGGTGTCAGTTTTGAGGTGGATCTGAAGGAATCTTCCCATAACTTTGCCACTCCGCTCGGTACCGTTCAGCCAGACGATGAGGAAATGAATCCGCAACATCTGAAACCAAAATCGAACAAAGCCGATTCAGACTTTCTGCGCCAGATTGCGTTTTTGAACGGGCTTAGTGATCTGCTCGTGACGTCAACTGACCGTATTCCAACCGTGCATATTGTTCGCGTATCGTTCGAAGCACTGTTGGCCGCACACGAACCTAACTCTCCCGCATTGGACGAAGCGAAGAAATTGTTCGTTAATGCGTTGGCTGGATTAGAAACGGCATCAGAAAAGGCATTCGATGGTGCCGTTATTGTAGGACTGGTAACGGCCAGCGAAGGTCAGTTGGTGGTTCGTTCAAAGCGTCAGGTGTCACAGTCGAAACAGGAGGGAGAACAGGTAAGTATTCACACAGGCACTTTGTGCCATTACGTGATCGTTTCGTTAATGTAAAGATTTTTGTTCTATCGTTACACAGGACAACCCGATGAATTTGGCTACCAAGTATAACAGCAACTATCCAGTTATCTTCAACATTATTCTGTGGTTCAGCGTTGTGCTAGCGTTCTCACTGCTGGCCATCTCGATCGTAATTGGCACGATGGATCCGGGTCGCGATTCGATCATCTACCGTATGACTTCGACCAGAATGAAGAAGGATAATTAAATCCACTCTACCCGGTAGGCCATATAAGCGTTCCAGTCCATAGTTAGCCAGATCGTACACACCCTACTCTACTCTGTGCACTTCATCCCAAATCAACAAACTAAAAATGGACTGTACCGTATGCACATAATTAAAAAAGTATTACAAAGTAATCTGGCCAGACGCTCCCAAAACAGAGAAAGAGGTACAACCATCATCAGGTGCTGGAACGAGTGCTAGTGCACATTCTTCATAGAACGAGGAGCTAACATCCTATCCTTAGCATGCGAAGACTCTTCTTTTTTCGTCGTACACATCCAACCATCATCACGCTTTATACTGTGGGCGATTTTCTTCTGTCTACCAACATACCAGATACGCAACCCATCGTTGTTATCGTCGTCATGTACTTTGCGATTCCGTGGGAAAAAGAATACTTACTGTGTGGAACCGTTCATCGTCGCTCAACGTTGTCTCCCATGAACAACACGTTTCTTTCGGTTTCCCATTATTATTGTGAGCCCGCTCGCCGTTGTCTGTGTGGACATTTTACCAACAGAGCCAATAGATAATGCATAATGCGCTGtcccttttgttttccttagttgttgtttgtttgagttTCGTTCGTCAGgtgtagaaaataaataaggATAACATTCCAGAGTAGTTTGCGAAGGAATTTTTGTAGTAGAAGACATTATTATTGGGAAATTCTTATTATCCGAGAATTGTTGGGTTTTGGTCTACGTTACTTGCAACTGTCCATATCGTCAGTGTGAATAGGAAACACGTCCCAGTTGAGAATGGTTAAACAAATCCTGAGTACGTTTTGGAATATGACGGGATTCTGACTATAGTCTATaacgattaatttattttagtggattcatgaatttttgaaatGGATTTTCAGAGTCATACACTCAGTTCAATTATCTGAAGCAGATTCACCAAATTCTAATTCTGCTCGAGATGATTTTTTGTCGGAAATATACGATCAAACAATTGGTGCCAAAACTTGTCGTAGATATTTGAATAGTTGCTTAAATCTACATATACTACAGGCAAACGATGATTTGCTTAAGTATCGCACGTCCGAGCAAAATTGGATTTTCTGTGACaaattaaaatcgaaaaaatcgTTTCGGATGTCGGAAACAAATTTTCATGTTCGTAATGTTTTATGGCAAAATTATAGcgagttcattttttttttagccaaCTTGACAACTCGTGTCAAAACGCGTGTTTGGACAAATCAACACGAAGGGAACAGGCtttacttttgtttatttaagttTTACTGTAAAAAGTGTACTATTTCTCGAACAACAAACACCTTTCGAGTGCCTTATCCGAACTGGTGCTGCATTGGCCGAGTAAAAGGTAGCCTTATCGTTGAATCACCAGCAAACCCATCCAGCTGCCGAAAGAGGTACGTATACGACGGAGGATTATGAGCTCATCGTACGGTCCGGTTCGATTGCGATCGTTCGCAAGATGTGGGCCAAAAAtatgtgcgtgtgctgcgCCCACCTACCTACCTACAATCCTTCCGCTCTCAAGGTCTTTTGGTTTTGAGTAGGAATTCGTGTGGAAAACCATTCCACTAGTGATTGTGAATTAGATCTGCACCCCtttttgttgtagtttttCTCACGCCTGTACCCGTTGGATCACAGCCAATCACAAAACAGTCCTTCCTTATACGGAAATCGCCAGGGATCGCTAGGGAAAACTCATTGATCCCAATTATAGAACATGGCTCCAGTAGCAGGGTAAGGTCTTCCGTTGTAAGATCATTCACAAGATCATGCTGGGTGTGGTGGCAAACAACGGCAATAACTAACAAAAATCCTAGAGTATTTACCGTACCgcaggtgtgtgttttttcattTCTAACAAACGCATTATGACCAAAGATGGAAGACGTTTTGCTTATCGCGCTCAAGTGATGAGCAATGGAGTAGCAAATGAGTTGCGCAAGCTAACCGATTTGTATTACACTCACTACACTACACTGCACAGCAGCACACAAAGCTATGCTCACAAAGCTCATGCCTGCATAAAAGAATTGGTATggttttgtaacaaaaaaagttaaggaatatttcatttcacttttaGCATTGAATGGAATTCGACTTGAAGTAATCAGTTTCACGACACATTTGGCTGGTTTTACTTTGTCTTTTCCACGCTACACAAAGTTGAATGGATGATGAAAGCTTCAACATTGATCATTTGAAGCAATGATGGATGCTGTTACTGTGCTGAATTGTTGCTTACCAAACACTGATTCCTACGACACAGTTCGATCGATTACCCAGGCGTATCAGTTCGCCATTTACGttcctttttccttcattttcacGCGATTATTGTTCACACGGCTAAAGAAATGTCACGATACAGTCCTTGGAACTACGTACCATTCCATGCTAAAGGTTTAAAAGGGATGAGAAGCGAAGAAACTGTTCCTGCTCGTTACATCCGTACGAAGATCACTTAgcgcagcaacaaaccattccCACAACACGTCCCATCGAATATGGCAATACGAGGCTTGGTTTCTCCTTAAAAGGTGTAAAACGCTATCGCAGTCGTACTTTCTTTTCTCACTGTACTGGCGCACACCCGTTTCATGTGGAAGTTTTACGAACAAACACGGAAACAGGAAAACTGGCTATCGAGCATTAAATCCTTATTGGAAAAGTAGTCCACCTGGGTGGTGTGTGTGCACACAGAGCACGGCAATGAGTGCGTGCTGCTGCTCGTATGTCTCGAACATCAGTCGTAGTTGGCTTTGCATCCAGAATAACAGCGAGTGCCGGGTTGATTTTGTGTCAAACTGATAAAAATATCACCTTGAGATAAAAAAAGAGATTAATACATCCCCGACACAACCACAGTCTTCGGACGGTGTTGAGCTACTAAGGTGCTGCGACCATTCGTTTATCGCGATATCGTTAATCCTTGCTAGAAGAACAAGGAGGAAAAGGAAAGATTCGGGCTCTGTCAGCATTTGTCTTCCATTACCTGTACAGTATTCGCCAGAACCCGCTTTGAAGTGGTGTTTCCATTTGTGACGGTCAGCTAGCTTCATATTTCGCCTCTGGAAGCGTAGAGTTGCGTAAAGTGGCAAAAGCGTGATAAGTGTAGCAGCAAAAGCGCTATGAGTGCATTGAAATTAAAACCACTGGAAGATTCGAACCTTTACAAACGCCGTACTACGTCGAAGGAAAATCTTCTCCAAACTGTGGGCGGAATCGGTGCCGTAAGCGATATGATGCATCGTCCCAGACCAGAAATGAACGGGACGATCGCGGACAATCAGTCGCAATCGCCACGGCTTATGTCAGCGTGTTTGTCGAACGAACAACAACCACTGC
The Anopheles moucheti chromosome 2, idAnoMoucSN_F20_07, whole genome shotgun sequence genome window above contains:
- the LOC128309936 gene encoding ATPase H(+)-transporting accessory protein 2 translates to MLRAISLLFALATVANCDQLSVLYAPKAVEFSGNSRLDSESLPEVFGAALGYSVSLPTEWDGMVIKDPFNTANGAVVVVAEGLESVAVEGAKSYQLDGNTGSVALSELIQKSADHQGVSFEVDLKESSHNFATPLGTVQPDDEEMNPQHLKPKSNKADSDFLRQIAFLNGLSDLLVTSTDRIPTVHIVRVSFEALLAAHEPNSPALDEAKKLFVNALAGLETASEKAFDGAVIVGLVTASEGQLVVRSKRQVSQSKQEGEQDNPMNLATKYNSNYPVIFNIILWFSVVLAFSLLAISIVIGTMDPGRDSIIYRMTSTRMKKDN